Below is a genomic region from Asterias amurensis chromosome 4, ASM3211899v1.
GGGCATTGCCGCAATATTGTGTTCGAGCGATTACTAATAGATTTTTTCTTGACCATAGGCCATCTGCAATCAGTTGATATTACTttaccataaaaaaatataaaatggaTGTTTCAATTGTACAGATTTTTGTAGATAATTTGAGATGCTGTTGTTAGCTAGAGAAATAAGTTGGAGCTTGCAACTAAAACAACATCTCAAACAGTTTCAAAGAGAAACTAAAGAGGAAAGAACCCTATAACTGTGTTTAAATCTTTTCGCTAAAGATATTTTTcacgtattctactttttaggCCACAACCAATCTGTTTCTGACCAGAGTGCGACGCAACAAGATTTCAGTAAGTATTTATATTAAACTGTGATCATTCATATTAAGATAAAGCAATTCGCTCAAGATCATGTCAGTTACAATATAAGCTTGTCTTGATTTTTTCAGGATTTATGAATTGTAAAGTACCAGGTGATTGCAAAGCAGTTGCAAATTATGTTGCAAATTATATAAACAATTTAGATAAACCAAGGTCTATTTATAATGGTTAATCTTGTTGTTTTAATCGCAATCCTTATTTTGCCAAATGTAGGTCAACAAACAGCGTTGGCAAGCAGCGGCCAGTAAAGCTCTTAAGGCTTCACGGGCTGCTAAGGCCAAGGAAGGGGGTACTCAAGGGGGATCTAAGACTGATCTTTACCACCGAAAACCTTTGGTGTCTAGATTACCCCATAAACAGATGGATGACGAAACACACTCTCAAGTTGCACTCTCTAAGACAGTAGCAAGGGGGAATTGGCGAAATTGGGGGAAGATCGTGGGCATTtcattgtttgtctgtttgtgtgTTCTGATGCTGTGCTTCAAACTGTTTGTCTAAGGCAACAATCCTGGAACTACCTCAGTAAATATTTATTATGTGTAATTTTCATCGTTAATGATTAAAAGTTCTGACTCAATTATATTACCATGAAGACAACTAACACAATTTAATTTTGTCTTAATTACAACTCGACAGTTATTTATTACTTAAATTTTTATCATCATTAGGATGTTTTCACTAAAGTTCAGATGGAAATTTTTTCTCCTTAAAATTTCGCACTTTTTATAGCGATGATGATTTATCAAGATATATTGAATATTGACCATAACTAACCAGTTACTCATGACTATTGCCTCACTTTTgttcatgaaatgtttgccagaaattgtcaaaattaagtttgcattgttcttCATTGATCAGCGATAACGATTGGTGAACAAATTAACTAACATCAAAATCTGTAGAATGGTTCCATAGAAATGAATCCATCGTGTCAGTATACAGGGCATCAATGAGAAAAACTAAGACAATTGCGTTTGGCTCTAATTAATACAACcaatgaattttgcttgaaataaAGATATTATTGTATAAATATCTTTAACCCAATAAATGATTTTAATTAAACAACTACCTTTATGGGGAAACCCTTGGGAATAAAGAATTTCAGTTAAAAGTGCATTTTCTGATAAGACCCACATTTACTCCACCCTATGATGGAAAGTTTCCAGGTTTGACCTAATTAAagaaaatgttgtaaaaaaGCATATATGATATAAATCAAGAGGGTGAAATTGAGTTGACTTTTCACATACCCTTTCCCATGAGTGATGTTATTATTAGTAGTGACTGATGACATGACATTCCAGTGCCCTTGATTTTTTCTATATCAGTCTTCATTTAAGTagaaacaaataatgatgaACCTGGCAGACTTGGAATTTcagcaaaaacacaaaaagtcactaaaaagtacaacaaaattatgcctaCCAGCCTATAAGTACTATGTCATGtgcaatctgtgactggtatcctgcttatttttgcctAGAAGACGAAAGTTGCAAAGCACATTTTTCCGCCTAGGCAGCTCTATGGTATCAATCTGAAAACACTTTGTTTTACAATGTCAATAATTTGGTTTGTTACATAACATTAATGAGGATGGCATCACTGACACTTTTTGATATCATCGTTGACACTTTTTGAGAGAAAACAGTTAGTAGGACCTAATTTATGTCTAGCCTGTTAGGCCTACATAGTACTTGtttttaatcttgtttaaaaaaaagcttATGTAAATGCAACCTCAACAATTtcagcctttaaaggcactggacactatattgataattactataaaaaaagaTTATCATACAAATGAcatatggagagctgttgatgtataAAACACTTGTGagaacagctccttctgaagtataacctagtttttgagaaagaggtcatttctttGCATGCGCATCTGCAAAAACAGAGATTTGTGCTTGggttgctttttctttcattattctcttgcaactcaaTTGACCAATTATTGAGTTCAAGTAATAAGTTTGTGATTACAGCATGCGTTAGAATCATAGTCAATtattatagctctatggttagaATACAACTAGgcctactggtctttgaccattaccgaAGGTAACATTTCATTTGCaatcaaaatttaaaaggtATAATATAATTATGTTGTGTAAAAACTATGTTGTGAAAAAACTATAGACTTTCACAAAATCGTTCGTTCGATcgattaaaatgtttaaaactaCTATGGATGGGGACTACTTTTCGTACACACGGGAACGTACACTGCTCCGTTGAGTAAGcaagatgtaaaaaaaaatggtcgtACCACTATTTTTTATGGGGGTGAACGGCTGATATCTCCCAGTCACAAATAGAAGTCTAAGGCAAATATTGTTTGTATACCGTAATAAATTGTACGATACATAAACAACTACTAATAATTTGGTAGGATTTGTTTGCGAAATAACTGTTTTGGTACTCAAAGAATCATAATCTAGAGTAAAAAGCATTAACACCCCCTGCAAGAAAATGCTATGGTCGGTACCGCGCTGAATCgtttaaaaacattgtcacCATTGCACGCATGTGCCGTTGATGCCGTGCGTGCGCGCGCGGCCTTTCCAAAAATGGCGACCGTTTCTTGTACATTGGACACAATTTCTGCTGGAGTTAGGactttttctctcaaaaataaCCCAAGTTTTATCATCTGCACACGTAACAAAGAAAACTTGCATAGCTCAGTCAACGTAAGTAGCTCTTTATTTTCAAATGTCGATATCTTTTCTAAGAAAAACTGTGCTTTTGTGCTTTTTCACTCAGCTGTCGCAGTGTCGGACTTGTTTGGtcctagccccataaatcggtccaatcatggaggaataaattaaaatctaatttattcctccatggtccaatccactccgtatccttggccccagcaccactgatatcaaaacctttcggaaaaccatctgcaacgttctgcatcatgaaacttaccgatctaatACTTCAGAAGTTTCAGATAGCACCATACTTGGAATCGTTCACAgaggtatcacagattttgagtaaaaatcaagtaaattttGCGTGTATTTTCTCAACTAACGCTCTTTTAGTTTACCGCTCAGACGCGTGTCCGTATGTTTATACACAAAGCGCggattgggtatcttttcttcccaggacgaacgtgtgcagatgattccacacgtttgtcctgggaaaaaaatttgCGCACGGTCGGGGGACAATCGGCATATCGGCATTAGCAGTAAAAGAGCgttagttgagaaaattcacacgcaaaatttacttgatttttactcaaatcaatcactttataaatgtttgaacataaccaacgacaggaaactttattctcagcatgattaagcctaatgaaaatacagaccgtgagtaaactgcatagcttctgtcaccagtgcagcttgcacaatctcgcggtaaacgggaatcaaagttggggttcgaaaacatgagggtcgataacgtatgatgCGACGATATACTATTACTACTCGATCCAACATAGGCGTACCGgattttattccttacatttgtGGAATTACTTTGACACATAGACCTAACAGGGCTTactaaatgatgactttgtccagatgtgatgaattgaaaatttgtataaaaaaaacaagtacaaaaattacatttaacaaGACTCGTTCATGGGCGCCCCCATCTTTTAATGATTCTCCGCCTGTTGATCGTGAGCGCCCGGCAAATCTTGCAAGTCATGAATATCCATAAGGTGACGTCATGATCGCTAGACTTATCTGCATGCGTGTACAGTAAAAACTGAATATGAATaagatgataattgttttaaagttttctcaaaaagtaaagcgtttcattgaataatatttcaagagaagtctttcaccattaccttctgctaaccctgtaagttatttgtaaatctgttaacttttttttctgttccgaaagtgtataatggctttaaatataagtcgttgagttgtttttggtatgTACAAGCCAAAGAGGGATTGTTATATATGCATTTGCCAGTCATTTTCAGTAATTTATATAgctatgttttcaaataatgttaaagtttttggactaaacttttttttttttcaggctcaaacATCGACATCTggatttaaaagaaacaaactcaaattaaaaactaaattaaacTCTCTgtcaatggttccagttgaatgagctgaatcAATGAAAAGCATAAATGATTATGATCACACCTCCtcattgcaatgatgtactgacttaaTTAAAACTTAgcaacactggacactattggtaattgtcaaagactagccttcacagttggtgtgtctcaacatatgcacaaaataagaaacgtgtgcaaatttgagctcaagtggtcatcgaagttgcgagataataatgaagaaaaaaacacccttgtcacaccaatttgtgtgctttcatatgcttgcttttgagacctcaaattctaaatctgaggtctcgaaatcaaatacatggaaaattagttctttctcaaaaactacattacttcagagggagccgtttctcacaatgtttcatactatcaacctctccccattactcgttaccaacaaaagtttcatgtttttaaatattttaattaaataccaatagtgttcactgcttcttacatgtagatacatACAAAGAGATAAAACTCAAAGGAAGATCTAATCacaggtttcagttgaattattttaaacaatgaaaaacattaaatggtcgtaactcctgattgcaatgatgtacttaCTTGAAACTTAGGTCGAACATTGCTTCTAACAAGTAGATTCATATAagaagataaaactcaaagacttaatcactggtttcagttgaatgatcTTAAACAATGAAACATTTTCATAGACAACTCCTTATTTCAATGATAAACTGCCTTCAAACTATTGCTTTTTACATATATAGATTAATAAGAAAAGATAAACCCCTCTTtgtgcatcaatggttccagttgaatgagctgaaacaatgaaaaccttaaatggtcttaACTCCCGATTGCAATGATGTTCTTacttaagttaaaggcagtggacactattggtaattgtcaaagactagccttcacagtttatgtatctcaacatgtgcataaaataagaaacctgtgcaaatttgagctcaatcggtcatcgaacttgcgagataataatgaaagaaaaaacacccttgtcacacgaagttgtgtacgtttagatcaagttctaaacccgaggtcttgaaatcaaattcgtggaaaattacttctttctcgaaaactatggcacttcagagggagccgtttctcacaatgttttataccatcaacctctccccattactcgtcaccaagaaaggttttgtgctaataaatattttgagtaattaccaatagtgtcgattGCCTTTAAATTTACTTAGTTGTTGCGGATTGCTGTAGTATAATGCTAAACACACAAAGGTTTGTTGAAATTAAACTTGTAATGGTGTCTTATTTTGTTTCACTCAAGCATTTACCTGAATTTTGCTTGGACCTTTGACTTTCCAAAGCATTGATTTTGACCTTAAGGTTATTTATTTGGTTGTCTTTTTATGTAGAGTGGTGTCTGAGACCATCCGTCCATCAAGGAGAGTTCCAAGACAAACCTTGAAGGTTATCCTCAGAAAGGTAAATACAAAAGAACATTGATGATCAATGTTAAAACCCTTTGGTCCCCATTTCGCCCTAAACCGCCTGCCctaatagaccgattgcgctccgtgcgtcATGTTACCTATAGTGGGTATTGGATGTAAACAAACTTGGCGTACTGCAGTTAAACGTGCgttaaaaagaaattataactttgcaatttttggctCAAAAAAGGACTAAGTTCTCAAAGTCACTGAAGAATACTCCGGAGTTTGTTGATTTGAAATTCAAAGAGAATGTTCAAGAtgttttgtgtttgtgcacTGAAAGTGTAGTTTTACATTGCTCTGATTGTAATGATTTCCCTTTAATTTCACCCTCAAAATATTTGATTAGGAGGTGTAGCTGTCGGCTGTGAGTCGGACAGCTTggcgatctcccttatcacagctcaacttcacgccgtgcacaacgAAAATCCACGacgcgtgagctcgctcaacCCTCAGTAATTTATGTACTCTAACCCTACTCTGAAAAGAACCTattttgtagtagaatactgggaacatcaaacagcaaatgtgatttaaatcaatgtcacagGAGTCCACTTTATAAAAAGGGCTCCgtttttagttatttttatttttatttttttaatacagccaatgggagactttggaacgctaggtggcagcagacttaccagttaAATTGCCATTGCTTACGTACTGAGCATGCACACTTTcacgagaacaatggattttacctggtaagtatgctgccaccaagcgtcccaaaagtctcccattatggTCCCTCGGTACGAGTCTTCCATGTCTTTACTGTTGtagatgtgtttttttatacccactataggtcacatgatcacatgtaaacattggcaGCGCAATAGGTCTATACTCACTGTAACGCCTGCAACCGCATAGAAACAGTCTCTGTTTTCAGTGCATTAACAAAGCAATTTgatgaatagcgccctcaagtgtcTTACATTGATAGAACATTCCAACGCAATGACAAAAAATTAGTCACCATTGATAAAAGTTACGTAATCTTCATTCAAAAGTCCAATTTCTAATCATTTCTGTTGAGTTCACCGCACCGCTGGGCTGTGCACATAATTGGCTAAACATGGCCGCACCCATCCCCGGCTAACACTGCAAGAAACTTTGCGTTCTGACGACAGTGGATTCGGACGTAAGCGACATTGAAGTTTTACAATTAAATATTTTGCCATCATCTACTTAAGTTTGTGATATTCCAAGCTCCAAATTTTGAAAGACAAAagccaatgtttttttaattatgaatTAACTTTGAATTATAAATTAACTTTAAATCTGTTTTGAAAGTTATTGATATGGTAAGCTTGTGTAACAAGGCACCATGAATGAACACCATCCGTATTGTGTCACATTTTCTGGTTGCACCCATATTCTATAaaagcccggtcacacaggtCTCGATAATGAAAACGTTAAAAATGCACCCCCTCAagtggttgaatgagcgtgggcaaattctgcatggagcaattcaaccaatagaatgcgttctttTTGCGTCGTTACCATTCTCGTTCTCATTATCGCCgaagtgtgacttggccttgatttttggatttttgtttttccctcaaTTGAAAACAATTCATTTTATTTGATGCAGATATCTGTTGCTGTTTTTAGAAAGATATCAACCACAAAACTGAGAGATGCTCCGCACCATGAATCAGGATTCATCTTGAATGGTAAGCCGAGTTATATGTGTGAAGGCTGTGTCTTAGTTGGTGTCTATGGCTATGGCTGGCTCTCCACGTCATCATGTAAAGGATGTCCGTATTGAAGGAGCTGCAAGTTTGGACATGGCCTTGAGTTTAAACCCTACCCATGCGTTATGTGATTTTGCATTCATACGCACATAGTGCCTATGAATTCATGTAGAAATTGTTATTAAATAATTGTAATACgggttagccttgctcaaggcagtcgcattattcgctccgaaaagacgccactgtaaacccacccgtataccctgttcgtggtgcgtgcgatcacaccgcatgacccacccgtatacacactgtcagatcgtacgaatactgttcacacaagtcatcgcactcataccactaaccgcatgcggaggccgtcaggccgacagccttgtcgggtctgtatcttccaggtttaatgtgttgtattgaaaaaattccactagtggaaaaaattgggggggctctcggatatgcgagtatgcagctcatgaatatgtatatcgttcgtcagacctatcagacaacacaggatgtgaggcaaatgaattattcattttgacgtccaatcacgcacgcctatcatgctcgctgagcatccgtggtggtggtgtgtgatgatgtagacatgtctcgtctttcgcgggcattatggtaatgaactgaccgtgggaactcttcgcttattatagtaatgaggtcagtggcttcaacacagaccctacaaggctgtccggcctgacggcctccgcatgcgtttagtgtacgggggcaccgtgtcgtgcgatgttacgcagagtgaatacgggtgggttttatacaacggcggtctttttttcggagtgaataattcgactgccttgagcaaggctaaataCGGGTAGGTATTTATCTATAGTTCTTATGCTATGTGTTTTTTAACATGGCACCCCAACAAATATCCATGATCcgtgcccacccccccccccccacctcttAAAATCTGGCAAACTCAGATAGATGATCTGGACAGTTGAGTTCCCGCATTCAAACTTTGTTTAATTGCCTTTTATTATCAGATGCAAACTTGTTTTAATAACTGTAATTTGTcctaatgtttttatttttagtgtttgTCCGCCATTGCATGAGAATGTCAAGGAATCAACAGTAACAAGCTCATAATGATATGAATATGatgtttaacaaaaaaaggtAAATACATAATTCTTAACAACTGTTTTTGTTGGCATGTGTGACAGCAAATCGAGCTCCACATCAAATAAAACTAGTGCCCAGATCAAACTCATCTTGCTAAAGGCCAATCCCCTGGtaatgccattcattttaaacttcaaacaattttaggcccaaatttgataaattgtCTGCTTGCCCCTTatggtttttaaaattttagacgaaatttaataaaactgctggactttcGCTTGTGATttgtcaattttaggcccaCGTTCGGTGAGACTGCTGGACTGAtgtgatttttttgtgtgttaactTTAGGCCTAAATTGGCTTTAACTGCGGATTTAGGCCAAAcctttgtgatttttcaataatGAGACCCAAATTTTatgaaactgctggacttacgtatacccttgtgattttttctcaaatttagGCCCAAGTTCGATAAAACTGCTTGACATAGGGGCTAtccattattttgtttcactCAAGCGTTTACCTGAATTTTTCTTGGACCCTTGACTTTCCAAAGCATTGATTTTGACCTTAAGGTAATTTATTTGGTTGTCTTTTCATGTAGAGTGGTCCATCAAGGAGAGTTCCAAGAGAAACCTTGAAGGTTATCCTCAGAAAGGTAAATACAAAAGAACATTGATGATCAATGTTAAAACCCTTGGTCCCCATTTCGCCCGAAACCGCCTGCCctaatagaccgattgcgctccatGCGTTATGTGCGTTAAGGAGAGTTCCAAGACAATAAAactgctgaacttaccccttgtaattttttccattttaggtcaaaatttgataaaatctctGATTTCTTTCATTTCAGGCTTAAATTAGATGTATCTGCTGAGATTaccccctttttgtttttctcgattttaggcccaaatttgataaaactgatgaacctaccccttgtgatttttgtaaatttagccaaatatttttataaaactgctggacttgcccgTAGTGattgttttggttgtttttaggCTACAAAGAGTTCTGGAACTGGGGATTTTAAGGCAATAACTGCCTGAATTCCGCTACTTTCTGTCCTTTTTTTTAAGTGTATCACAACAGGGGCATGCCTTTGCATCATACACAAATAAATATACGTGTTGTTATTTACAACACATATCGAGAGGGGTCTTAATAACCCTGCAAGAGATTTTGCACTTGAAAAATAATTGGCTTACATACAGTCTCAAATTTTATCTGTTAACTTGACCTTTCAGGGCCAGTAGTTCCTGAAACTAATGATGGAGGGAATCTCCCCTACTGACACCTTGAATGCTGCAGGGTATAAAGGAGAGCCAATACGTATGAAGACATCAGTATCATCAAGACATCCTAGCAGCTCATCTGT
It encodes:
- the LOC139935991 gene encoding uncharacterized protein, with amino-acid sequence MPCVRARPFQKWRPFLVHWTQFLLELGLFLSKITQVLSSAHVTKKTCIAQSTVVSETIRPSRRVPRQTLKVILRKISVAVFRKISTTKLRDAPHHESGFILNVFVRHCMRMSRNQQ